The following proteins are co-located in the Lentibacillus sp. JNUCC-1 genome:
- a CDS encoding OmpA family protein: MRNKYNRLFKEEQNEGHFWPSFTDLLTTILLCFILIFISMMIIKSLQIEEMKRTIDQIMGVRAKLVSDLKGEFSESDLGIEVDEKTGAIIFNTEILFEYSKSDLKPASLDFLDEFVPRYLDTLLDSGYEDYIAEIIIEGHTDQNGSYLYNLELAQDRAYSVAEYVLSDQFPYQHIQEHVKEKLTVNSKSYTDFRTDESGKYSAAASRRVEFKFRLKDEEILEKTREILE; encoded by the coding sequence ATGAGGAATAAATACAACCGGTTATTCAAAGAAGAACAAAACGAAGGACATTTCTGGCCGTCTTTCACTGATTTATTAACGACTATTCTACTCTGTTTCATCTTGATTTTCATTAGTATGATGATCATTAAATCCCTGCAAATAGAAGAGATGAAACGGACAATTGACCAGATCATGGGGGTCAGAGCCAAGCTTGTCAGTGACTTGAAGGGAGAGTTCAGTGAATCTGATCTGGGAATTGAAGTGGATGAGAAGACGGGTGCGATTATTTTTAATACGGAAATTTTATTTGAATACAGTAAATCAGATTTAAAGCCTGCATCTCTCGATTTCCTGGATGAGTTTGTACCCAGATACTTGGACACCCTACTTGATAGCGGTTATGAAGACTATATTGCAGAGATTATTATAGAAGGTCACACCGACCAGAACGGGTCCTATTTATACAACCTGGAACTTGCTCAGGACCGGGCATACAGTGTTGCGGAATATGTACTCAGTGATCAATTTCCTTATCAGCACATACAGGAACATGTGAAAGAAAAATTAACCGTTAACAGTAAATCTTATACGGATTTTCGAACTGATGAAAGCGGAAAGTATAGTGCAGCAGCATCAAGGCGTGTAGAATTTAAATTCCGCTTGAAAGACGAAGAAATCCTTGAAAAAACACGGGAAATACTGGAGTAA
- a CDS encoding MotA/TolQ/ExbB proton channel family protein has translation MVEAILRMFTGEDKAAAVLANPLIELIFTILFILFAAAVFIHMIIYFKLKQIKQDRDRMLKEPLSTVKKDFENRGTIEAGHVETFVQEKFSEWRMFGMPVINLIKLVQMTVSVFILIGVLGTFIGLALSLGSINAGGDQLVENVASVLAGIDVAFYTSIAGMGFSLIMTVLTKAMNTEYMLTDIMLKVESELEGQKGNGETQLISVSEQIRDAVDQLRESNAQSLGQVVNAFDGFQAYTASLEQSAKDLAQFNEGLSHNLEEFEALFHNMKQVTEGFQEGTSQLNDNFASLFAYFKKNDAKQERLVHTFENIHEKISAAADTQKESLEHVQSSVGNLESFMNNAVNQQSVIQSSFERIHTHTETLVKQMEAQNKNFKDIFGHNVSHQLGSIINQLADFSKGFEHMRHVFLKLPETLDAINRTQDEYRHLLSGRFEEIRAFEQTFSDHLRSHNESSRTFEQNMQTANQTYEQMTRHNHQVIKDMNHLLSDIRQGQENRENRIEGSLDDLKNSLTSFSNALESTVGDRLDKGVRSLIQTTDTLNDGIRKDLKELTRASQDIQQANSRKIEQLLQALTDEINMLNQRLNTVRQEPARNRAVTGMSLYEE, from the coding sequence ATGGTAGAAGCGATATTACGTATGTTCACTGGTGAAGATAAAGCCGCAGCCGTTCTAGCCAATCCATTGATTGAGCTGATCTTCACCATTTTATTTATTTTATTTGCTGCTGCGGTTTTCATTCATATGATCATTTACTTTAAACTGAAACAGATTAAACAGGACCGCGATCGCATGCTTAAAGAACCGCTCAGCACAGTGAAAAAGGATTTTGAAAACCGTGGAACAATCGAGGCTGGTCATGTTGAGACATTTGTTCAAGAGAAGTTTTCCGAGTGGCGTATGTTCGGTATGCCGGTTATTAATTTGATTAAACTTGTTCAAATGACCGTATCTGTATTTATTTTAATCGGTGTTCTGGGAACCTTTATCGGTCTTGCTCTTTCTCTTGGCAGCATCAATGCGGGTGGCGATCAACTGGTTGAAAATGTTGCAAGTGTATTGGCAGGAATAGATGTAGCGTTTTATACAAGCATTGCCGGAATGGGTTTCTCCCTGATTATGACCGTTTTAACGAAAGCGATGAATACCGAATATATGTTGACTGATATCATGCTTAAAGTCGAATCCGAGCTGGAAGGTCAGAAGGGAAATGGAGAAACACAGCTGATTAGCGTATCGGAACAAATCCGGGATGCCGTAGATCAGCTGCGCGAATCCAATGCCCAGTCTCTTGGTCAGGTTGTGAACGCATTTGATGGCTTTCAGGCATATACAGCCAGCCTTGAACAATCTGCTAAAGATCTGGCTCAATTTAATGAAGGCTTAAGCCACAATCTTGAGGAATTTGAAGCCCTATTCCACAACATGAAACAAGTGACGGAAGGATTTCAGGAAGGGACTAGTCAGTTAAACGATAATTTTGCTTCCTTGTTTGCCTATTTTAAAAAGAACGATGCCAAACAAGAACGTCTTGTCCATACATTTGAAAACATTCATGAAAAAATAAGTGCAGCAGCAGATACACAAAAAGAATCTTTGGAACATGTGCAAAGTTCAGTAGGTAACTTGGAATCATTCATGAACAATGCCGTTAATCAGCAATCAGTGATCCAATCGTCTTTTGAACGTATTCACACCCATACTGAGACACTTGTCAAACAGATGGAAGCACAGAATAAGAATTTTAAAGATATATTTGGTCACAATGTCAGTCATCAGTTGGGGAGTATAATCAACCAGTTGGCAGATTTCAGTAAGGGTTTTGAACACATGCGGCATGTCTTCCTCAAGCTGCCTGAAACGCTCGATGCTATTAATCGCACGCAGGATGAATATAGACATTTGCTGTCAGGTCGATTTGAGGAAATCAGGGCCTTCGAGCAAACCTTCAGTGATCATTTACGGTCTCATAATGAATCGTCACGGACATTTGAACAGAATATGCAAACTGCAAATCAGACTTATGAGCAGATGACCAGGCATAACCATCAGGTGATTAAAGATATGAACCATCTTCTCTCAGATATCAGGCAGGGGCAGGAAAATCGTGAGAACAGGATCGAAGGCTCTTTGGATGATCTTAAGAATTCATTGACATCTTTTTCCAATGCACTGGAATCAACAGTGGGTGATCGCTTGGATAAAGGGGTGCGCAGCTTGATTCAAACTACGGATACGTTGAATGATGGGATTCGCAAAGATTTAAAAGAATTAACCCGTGCGTCACAGGATATACAGCAAGCCAACTCGCGTAAGATAGAACAACTCCTCCAGGCGCTTACAGATGAGATCAATATGTTGAATCAACGGTTAAATACAGTGAGGCAGGAACCGGCACGAAACAGGGCTGTGACGGGGATGAGTTTGTATGAGGAATAA
- a CDS encoding Crp/Fnr family transcriptional regulator, with the protein MKTEQLWSGLNVLFDQAEAFETFEKDAYLFREGDESEKLFLLKAGQVKISKLSNDGNELTLRHSVPGDLVGELSLIEDDVTHILNAQMLTDGNVAVISKNVLKENLLQNGTLALEFIQLMSEYARRDQTRFRDLVMFGKKGALYSTLIRLANSYGYFDGRTIKITNRMTDQNLADFCGTSRESINRLMSELKRKKVISAARGYITIHDLDYLKTAINCGDCPLDICNIH; encoded by the coding sequence TTGAAAACAGAGCAATTGTGGTCGGGACTAAATGTGTTGTTTGATCAGGCAGAGGCGTTTGAAACATTTGAAAAAGATGCCTACTTGTTTCGTGAAGGTGATGAAAGCGAAAAGCTTTTCCTGCTTAAAGCCGGACAAGTTAAAATCAGCAAATTATCCAACGATGGCAATGAGTTGACACTTCGGCACAGTGTTCCGGGGGATCTGGTTGGTGAACTTTCTTTGATTGAAGATGACGTCACTCATATTTTAAATGCACAAATGTTAACTGATGGTAACGTTGCCGTTATTTCCAAAAACGTTTTAAAAGAAAACCTCTTGCAAAATGGCACACTCGCTCTAGAGTTCATCCAGCTTATGAGTGAGTATGCCAGGCGTGATCAAACACGTTTTCGTGATCTTGTCATGTTTGGGAAGAAAGGGGCACTATACTCCACTCTAATCAGACTTGCCAACAGCTACGGATATTTTGACGGTAGGACAATTAAAATTACCAATCGCATGACCGACCAAAACCTCGCTGATTTTTGTGGGACATCGCGGGAAAGCATTAATCGCTTGATGAGCGAACTCAAGCGAAAAAAAGTCATATCAGCTGCAAGAGGCTATATCACGATTCACGACCTCGATTATCTCAAAACGGCCATTAATTGTGGGGATTGCCCGCTCGATATCTGCAACATCCATTAA
- the tatA gene encoding twin-arginine translocase TatA/TatE family subunit, whose translation MGGLASIGIPGLILILVLALIIFGPSKLPEIGKAAGSTLKEFKKATNEVMNDDQQDEHNETKQS comes from the coding sequence ATGGGCGGCTTAGCAAGCATTGGTATACCAGGGTTGATTTTGATTCTTGTGTTGGCACTGATTATATTTGGACCGTCAAAACTGCCTGAGATCGGAAAGGCAGCAGGCAGCACTTTAAAAGAGTTCAAAAAAGCAACCAACGAAGTCATGAATGACGATCAGCAGGACGAACACAACGAAACGAAACAGTCATAA
- a CDS encoding molecular chaperone TorD family protein, with product MVETTLEEAYGKLLLSDLFTHIWFGDWEAYETAIEQIPEELVMELPFTDHYIREETALWRDNYFQIPGEYFIPPYLSSYFGKDEKEQERARQEVLCLVGDYDKFGFYYPLEQNEFPDHFGSVTAFITAALKSEIKAHEEGDAELASQLHNFRHHIYTTYLQKGIASMMTQCENRVSDPFFKAFLTFYQQSMEDIAK from the coding sequence ATGGTTGAAACAACACTTGAAGAAGCATATGGGAAATTACTGTTAAGTGACTTGTTTACGCATATCTGGTTTGGCGATTGGGAGGCGTATGAAACCGCTATTGAACAAATCCCGGAGGAACTTGTAATGGAATTACCCTTTACAGACCATTATATTAGAGAAGAAACAGCACTATGGCGTGATAATTACTTCCAGATACCTGGAGAATATTTTATTCCGCCTTATTTATCAAGTTATTTCGGGAAAGATGAAAAAGAGCAGGAACGTGCACGGCAAGAAGTTCTTTGTCTAGTGGGGGATTATGATAAATTTGGCTTTTATTATCCACTTGAGCAAAATGAATTCCCTGATCATTTCGGGAGTGTGACAGCTTTCATCACAGCTGCATTAAAATCAGAAATAAAAGCACACGAAGAAGGTGATGCTGAATTGGCAAGCCAGTTACACAACTTTCGACATCATATTTACACAACTTATTTGCAGAAAGGTATTGCAAGTATGATGACTCAGTGCGAAAATAGAGTGTCAGATCCTTTTTTCAAAGCTTTTCTCACTTTTTATCAACAGAGTATGGAAGATATAGCCAAATAA
- a CDS encoding molybdopterin-dependent oxidoreductase has translation MEDKSMSRRKFIKALGAFGAVAAVGPAFIGPVKQVFNGVWYDEGHGSGTDYQDYGAEDVIFSTCEQCNTYCTIKAYITAGKKEGPYSTVIRKLAGNQYSPLNMVPFGAIAYATPVDEAVKGNGDVKRGGRGARGGRICLKGQAGIQTAYDPYRVKDPLKRVGPRGSGKWKVVSWDEAYDEIVNGSEDLGSPGLKELSAYVSEEGVMADWDKVKSGTMTQETFDSKYQEVLVDTKHPDFGPKVNQVTFMVGDRRDFVQRFISNSLGSKNYYHHGGVCGISSVIGNVRSYSGEKKKKRQYADIENTLFLLVWGTNPMVANKGPTWLAPKLTNAIKDGMQMAVVDPRFSKTAEKAHIWAPVKPGTDAALALAIGRTIIENNWHDTVYLTNPNGEAAQADNEPTWSDASHLVNLSDPKRPKVRASDLGIGSEEQFVVIENGSPVPHDKASEGTLEVDTTLKGIKVKSAFQLYKERTMEKSVEAYSKITTIPKAQIIQIARQFTSYGKRASILAYRGPAMHVNGYYTQRLIASLNHLIGSYDWKGGNITTGVFYQEFEGRYDLNTVPNGKQPWGIPTGRNGVKYETTSLFEKDGYPAKRPWFPYSPQTVGDVLPSAVNKYPYPIKALITHRMSPVLSAPNGQIQELALKDPDVLPLFVASDVQIGDTSKYADFILPDTVYLERWGREAIYPNITTKLASIYQPVTRVYPNVRSFENSIIEIAKRMDLPGYGKNAFTDGSSLDIEEDYYIKRVANIAFDETPVPDADARELEIFTRARTKALGNYFDEARWRQAVKPEEWKKVVYVLNRGGRFEEAGNEYINNHIKYGFSGQANFYDEGVAAGKNSYDGQSFEGMPFYEEIKTFDRKPIKPKQPLQFINWKARNMGTYRNVSSAWLREVRSDNYIWMNKVDASIRGIKTGDTVKIMNDSITLEGTVYVTGGIAPGVVGSAYNMGQQGYGVNRQTINGQKQAKLPEYNHTPFNFKQPFHEDDGYPGSRSDGFPVNKLTAMDHSLKDGAIYDEIGGAPGQLDMFVDIKKV, from the coding sequence GTGGAAGATAAATCCATGTCAAGACGTAAATTCATAAAAGCATTGGGAGCGTTTGGAGCAGTGGCGGCTGTGGGTCCGGCCTTTATTGGTCCGGTAAAACAGGTATTTAATGGCGTTTGGTATGATGAGGGTCACGGCTCTGGGACAGATTATCAGGATTACGGCGCTGAAGATGTTATTTTTTCAACATGTGAACAATGCAACACGTATTGTACCATTAAAGCTTATATCACTGCAGGAAAGAAAGAAGGTCCTTATTCCACAGTCATTCGTAAACTTGCAGGAAATCAGTATAGCCCGTTAAATATGGTGCCATTTGGCGCAATTGCATACGCAACGCCGGTGGATGAAGCTGTCAAAGGGAATGGCGATGTGAAGCGCGGTGGACGTGGCGCCCGCGGTGGACGCATTTGTTTGAAAGGACAGGCCGGAATCCAGACCGCTTATGATCCTTACCGGGTGAAAGATCCACTTAAACGCGTTGGACCAAGAGGCAGCGGTAAATGGAAAGTGGTCAGCTGGGATGAAGCTTATGATGAGATTGTCAATGGCAGCGAAGATCTAGGGTCACCTGGTTTAAAAGAACTCTCTGCATATGTATCTGAAGAAGGTGTCATGGCTGATTGGGATAAAGTAAAATCAGGCACGATGACGCAAGAGACTTTTGACTCGAAATATCAAGAGGTTCTTGTAGATACAAAACATCCGGATTTTGGACCAAAAGTAAATCAAGTGACCTTCATGGTTGGAGATCGTCGTGATTTTGTGCAACGGTTTATCTCTAACAGTCTTGGCAGTAAAAACTACTATCATCACGGTGGTGTCTGTGGTATCAGCTCTGTTATTGGTAATGTCCGATCTTATTCAGGTGAGAAAAAGAAGAAACGTCAGTATGCTGACATAGAAAACACGCTCTTTTTACTTGTTTGGGGGACCAACCCCATGGTGGCAAACAAAGGACCGACATGGCTGGCACCAAAGTTAACAAACGCCATTAAGGACGGCATGCAAATGGCTGTGGTAGACCCGCGCTTCAGTAAAACTGCCGAAAAGGCTCACATCTGGGCTCCCGTTAAACCAGGTACGGATGCAGCGCTTGCTTTAGCAATTGGACGCACCATAATTGAGAACAACTGGCATGATACAGTTTATCTCACAAACCCGAACGGAGAGGCTGCTCAAGCCGACAATGAGCCGACCTGGAGTGATGCCAGCCATTTGGTTAACTTAAGTGATCCTAAACGGCCGAAAGTACGGGCGAGCGATTTAGGCATAGGCAGTGAAGAACAATTTGTCGTAATTGAAAACGGCAGTCCTGTTCCACATGACAAAGCTTCCGAGGGTACGCTTGAGGTTGATACAACCCTTAAAGGAATCAAGGTGAAATCAGCTTTTCAGTTGTATAAAGAACGCACGATGGAAAAGTCAGTCGAAGCTTACAGTAAAATCACAACGATACCCAAAGCTCAAATTATCCAGATTGCTAGACAATTTACTTCATACGGTAAACGTGCATCAATTCTTGCTTATCGTGGCCCAGCCATGCACGTAAATGGATATTATACTCAACGTTTGATCGCAAGTTTAAACCATCTGATCGGCTCTTATGACTGGAAAGGCGGCAACATTACAACAGGTGTCTTTTATCAGGAATTTGAAGGGCGCTATGATCTAAATACAGTTCCAAATGGGAAACAACCTTGGGGGATTCCAACAGGCCGGAACGGAGTCAAATATGAAACAACAAGTTTATTTGAAAAAGACGGCTATCCTGCTAAGCGGCCATGGTTTCCATACAGTCCGCAAACAGTCGGTGATGTGCTTCCAAGTGCGGTGAATAAATATCCTTATCCGATCAAGGCATTGATCACGCATAGGATGTCACCTGTTTTATCTGCACCAAACGGCCAGATCCAGGAGCTCGCTCTGAAGGATCCAGATGTCCTGCCACTATTCGTAGCATCTGACGTGCAAATTGGAGATACGAGTAAATATGCCGATTTTATTCTGCCGGATACTGTTTATTTAGAACGGTGGGGAAGAGAGGCTATTTATCCCAACATTACAACCAAATTAGCGAGCATTTACCAGCCTGTAACAAGAGTCTATCCGAATGTGCGGTCGTTTGAAAACAGCATTATCGAAATAGCCAAACGGATGGATTTGCCAGGCTATGGGAAAAATGCTTTTACAGATGGAAGTTCGCTTGATATTGAAGAGGACTATTATATTAAACGCGTAGCCAATATAGCGTTTGACGAAACCCCCGTACCAGATGCTGATGCAAGAGAACTTGAAATCTTTACCAGAGCTCGAACTAAAGCATTGGGTAACTATTTTGACGAAGCACGATGGCGGCAAGCCGTTAAACCAGAGGAGTGGAAAAAAGTTGTATATGTGTTGAATCGGGGCGGACGTTTTGAAGAAGCCGGCAATGAGTATATAAATAATCATATTAAATACGGTTTCAGCGGGCAGGCCAACTTTTATGATGAAGGTGTGGCAGCAGGCAAAAACTCATACGATGGTCAATCTTTTGAGGGGATGCCTTTTTATGAAGAAATTAAAACGTTTGATAGAAAGCCGATTAAGCCCAAACAACCGCTCCAATTTATAAACTGGAAAGCCAGGAACATGGGCACATACAGAAATGTTAGTTCGGCATGGTTAAGAGAAGTGCGCTCTGACAATTATATATGGATGAATAAAGTCGATGCATCTATCAGAGGCATTAAAACCGGTGATACTGTTAAAATAATGAATGACAGCATAACCCTTGAAGGAACAGTTTATGTAACAGGAGGTATTGCCCCAGGTGTTGTGGGCAGTGCGTATAATATGGGGCAACAGGGCTACGGCGTAAATCGACAAACAATTAATGGACAAAAGCAAGCGAAACTGCCTGAATACAATCATACGCCATTTAACTTTAAACAGCCCTTTCATGAAGATGACGGCTACCCTGGCAGTCGAAGTGACGGGTTTCCGGTTAATAAGCTGACAGCAATGGATCACTCCTTAAAAGACGGAGCGATTTATGATGAAATAGGCGGTGCTCCTGGACAACTCGACATGTTTGTTGATATAAAGAAAGTATAG
- the nrfD gene encoding NrfD/PsrC family molybdoenzyme membrane anchor subunit produces MKILGIIGIPLAILGVHGGTGALFAVVGARSAWNTGLFPIIFVVSAMVSGTALLLAAYIIKTKVSKQPIDKSMVISLGKMMIAFLFIDLLLQFYEYLVGVYGLEPEHLQNMAIQMGGPYSWSFWGVQMFLGAAVPIFIIFYKKTAANINAILTAAVLVVIGIIGVRFNIVVPSQIVPVFEGMPAGNYYPTINEWMVSVGIGAMGLLIFTIGDRLLPLEESPENMEREG; encoded by the coding sequence ATGAAGATACTAGGCATTATCGGCATACCGCTTGCAATTCTTGGTGTACACGGAGGCACAGGAGCACTGTTCGCTGTAGTTGGCGCTCGTTCTGCTTGGAATACAGGATTATTTCCGATCATATTCGTTGTATCCGCCATGGTCTCTGGCACAGCGCTATTGTTGGCAGCCTACATTATTAAGACAAAAGTCAGCAAACAGCCGATAGACAAATCGATGGTGATATCACTCGGGAAAATGATGATCGCATTTCTGTTTATCGATTTACTTCTCCAGTTCTACGAGTATCTCGTTGGTGTATACGGTCTTGAACCTGAACACTTACAGAATATGGCGATCCAGATGGGTGGACCATACAGTTGGTCATTCTGGGGTGTACAGATGTTTCTTGGGGCAGCTGTTCCGATCTTCATTATTTTTTATAAGAAGACAGCCGCTAATATTAATGCCATTCTGACAGCTGCTGTTCTTGTGGTAATTGGAATCATTGGTGTTCGTTTCAATATTGTGGTTCCATCCCAGATTGTTCCGGTATTTGAAGGGATGCCTGCTGGGAATTACTATCCGACAATTAATGAGTGGATGGTCAGTGTCGGTATTGGTGCCATGGGACTGTTAATTTTCACCATAGGCGACAGATTGTTGCCCCTCGAAGAATCCCCTGAAAATATGGAAAGGGAGGGATAG
- the nrfD gene encoding NrfD/PsrC family molybdoenzyme membrane anchor subunit translates to MATLTKPDISSESKMSPAFKWWVGSLLVLLAIGGYFIIERLVLGLDTTNLSSITPWGAWIAFYIFFVGLSAGSFLLSSLIYVFGMYQYERIGKMALFTAVVCMIVALTFVLMDLGRPERFINAMVFWNVISVLAWEIHFYVVYITLLVVELYIAMREDLVRLRPAQNIRGKVARMLTFRNSTISDQTKKEITVG, encoded by the coding sequence ATGGCCACGTTAACGAAACCTGATATATCAAGCGAGTCAAAAATGAGTCCAGCGTTTAAGTGGTGGGTTGGCAGTTTGTTGGTGCTGCTTGCAATAGGTGGTTATTTTATCATTGAACGACTTGTGCTGGGACTCGATACGACCAATTTATCTTCCATTACCCCGTGGGGTGCATGGATTGCCTTTTACATTTTCTTCGTTGGTCTTAGTGCCGGATCGTTTCTGTTATCATCGCTGATCTATGTTTTTGGCATGTACCAGTACGAGCGCATCGGTAAAATGGCATTATTTACAGCAGTCGTCTGTATGATCGTTGCTTTAACATTTGTCTTGATGGACCTAGGACGCCCTGAACGTTTTATTAATGCCATGGTGTTCTGGAACGTGATTAGTGTCCTGGCATGGGAAATTCACTTTTACGTCGTATACATTACGTTACTGGTTGTTGAATTGTATATCGCCATGCGAGAAGACCTTGTTCGGCTGCGACCTGCTCAGAACATTCGCGGAAAGGTTGCCCGCATGCTGACATTTAGAAACAGTACCATTAGCGATCAGACTAAAAAAGAGATCACCGTTGGATGA
- the dsrO gene encoding sulfate reduction electron transfer complex DsrMKJOP subunit DsrO: protein MLKQMLEKDWNQLAETRVPDAKTELDQSPYSTQLGMDMADDARRVVAGNLDIKAFHKKYHSSLLGEFGDLFTQEPIDEEGNTKKGVKWGMVIDLQKCVGCDSCTVACKSENRTPPGISYNVVLEEEIGEFPNLAKVNLPMPCMHCDKPPCVQVCPVKATFKLDNGIVTIDNDRCIGCRYCIIACPYGARSFDFGESYEDEMLSFNDVTSPEYGIERGERGKRKSPIGTVRKCNFCLHRLERGEEPACVETCIGDARFFGDLNDPNSTVSKLANSPRAFRLKSELGAGPNVIYLK from the coding sequence ATGCTTAAGCAAATGCTTGAAAAAGACTGGAATCAGCTGGCAGAGACTAGAGTTCCTGATGCTAAAACAGAACTGGATCAATCCCCATACAGCACGCAGCTTGGAATGGATATGGCTGATGATGCTCGCAGGGTTGTTGCAGGGAACCTGGATATTAAAGCATTCCATAAAAAATATCACTCATCTCTGCTCGGGGAATTTGGTGATTTATTCACCCAGGAACCGATCGATGAAGAGGGAAACACAAAGAAAGGCGTTAAATGGGGAATGGTGATTGACCTGCAGAAATGTGTCGGGTGTGATTCCTGTACAGTCGCATGTAAATCAGAAAATAGAACCCCACCAGGCATTTCCTATAATGTGGTCCTAGAAGAGGAAATTGGAGAATTCCCTAACTTGGCAAAGGTGAACTTACCTATGCCTTGTATGCATTGTGATAAGCCACCATGTGTTCAGGTCTGCCCGGTTAAAGCGACCTTCAAACTGGATAATGGGATTGTCACAATCGACAATGACCGCTGTATCGGATGTCGATACTGCATCATCGCCTGCCCCTATGGTGCACGTTCATTTGATTTTGGTGAAAGCTATGAAGATGAAATGCTCAGTTTTAATGATGTAACAAGCCCTGAATATGGCATTGAACGGGGAGAGCGCGGTAAACGTAAAAGTCCAATTGGTACAGTTCGAAAATGCAATTTCTGCTTGCATAGACTTGAACGTGGTGAAGAGCCTGCCTGTGTGGAAACGTGTATCGGGGATGCAAGATTTTTCGGTGACCTTAATGATCCGAACTCAACCGTTTCAAAACTTGCAAACAGCCCACGCGCATTTCGACTAAAGAGCGAGCTCGGTGCTGGCCCTAACGTTATTTATCTAAAATAA
- a CDS encoding cytochrome c oxidase subunit 3: protein MNQYEAALFNDKKFGFLIYLFVEAIMFLTLFATYLIFTPSSEGPHPSDVFETKSVILSSIFLLSSSGTLIMSERGLEGKQLKKLIPWLGVTLLFALVFLGLEISEFYTYVQEGYTLSTSSFLSSYYVLVGLHAAHVAFGCGWMIVLFIQLKRHIPHSLYIEKYKIFSYYWHFVDIVWIGILLVVYVRYIF, encoded by the coding sequence ATGAATCAGTATGAAGCAGCTCTCTTCAACGATAAAAAGTTTGGTTTTCTCATATATCTTTTCGTTGAAGCTATTATGTTTTTAACGTTGTTTGCCACATATCTGATCTTCACCCCTTCCTCAGAAGGGCCGCATCCGTCAGACGTATTTGAGACGAAAAGTGTTATCTTGTCTTCCATATTCCTGCTATCTTCAAGCGGAACATTGATAATGTCTGAACGAGGCCTAGAAGGAAAACAACTTAAAAAACTTATACCCTGGCTTGGGGTCACATTATTGTTTGCGCTTGTGTTTCTTGGTCTGGAGATTAGTGAGTTTTATACGTATGTACAGGAAGGTTACACGTTAAGCACCAGTTCGTTTTTGAGTTCATATTATGTGCTGGTTGGCCTGCATGCGGCTCACGTAGCGTTCGGATGTGGATGGATGATTGTTTTATTCATACAGCTGAAACGGCATATTCCGCACAGCTTATATATCGAAAAGTATAAAATATTTTCCTATTACTGGCATTTTGTTGATATCGTTTGGATTGGTATTCTGCTGGTTGTGTATGTGAGGTATATATTTTAG